One window of Chloroflexus aggregans DSM 9485 genomic DNA carries:
- a CDS encoding glycosyltransferase family 4 protein produces the protein MRILQIHNDYREPGGETAVYRAEVALLQRHGHQVLTWQRDNTEIFTYNLYQKSAFLVNTIYNRQVYYNLQAFVRDKRPDVAHVHNVFPLISPSVYRALRKLGIPIVQTVHNYRFLCPNALFYTHGQICERCKYGNTLHAVRWQCYRKSYALSALYAVTIGLHRRWGTFEMIDRFIVLTPFVGQKLIEAGFTSANKINVLGNFLPDPLPAPGSFEHREPYVVYLGRLSPEKGVNVLLDALVDLSEIKLKIAGDGPQKEALQTKVQKQGLQVDFLGHVTGEKKSELLRRAMVAVVPSVCYETFSLAAIESMASGTPVVASDAGSLPFVVEGGKSGVLFRAGDSQDLQRKLAWLLAHPQKALAMGYYARRVVEQRYSASAHYNALMEIYNSVIKG, from the coding sequence ATGCGAATTCTGCAAATTCATAATGATTACCGCGAACCTGGCGGCGAGACTGCTGTATACCGTGCTGAGGTAGCTTTGTTGCAACGGCATGGTCATCAGGTGCTTACTTGGCAGCGCGACAATACTGAGATATTCACTTACAATCTGTATCAGAAGTCGGCTTTCCTGGTAAATACCATCTATAACCGGCAAGTTTACTATAACTTGCAAGCTTTTGTGCGTGATAAACGGCCCGATGTGGCGCATGTTCATAATGTCTTTCCCTTGATTTCGCCCTCGGTGTATCGAGCATTGCGAAAACTTGGCATTCCGATTGTGCAAACTGTTCATAACTATCGTTTTCTCTGTCCGAATGCTCTCTTCTATACTCATGGACAGATTTGTGAGCGCTGTAAATATGGTAATACCCTTCATGCCGTTCGCTGGCAATGTTACCGTAAGAGTTATGCGCTCAGCGCGTTGTATGCTGTGACCATTGGCTTGCACCGGCGTTGGGGAACTTTTGAGATGATTGATCGATTCATTGTGCTAACTCCATTTGTGGGTCAGAAACTGATAGAAGCCGGTTTCACCTCTGCAAATAAAATTAATGTCTTAGGGAACTTTTTACCCGATCCCCTACCAGCTCCGGGATCGTTTGAGCATCGTGAACCCTATGTTGTTTATCTTGGACGGTTATCACCAGAAAAGGGAGTGAATGTTTTACTCGATGCACTAGTAGATTTATCGGAGATAAAGTTAAAGATTGCCGGTGATGGGCCTCAAAAAGAAGCTCTGCAAACAAAGGTTCAGAAACAAGGTCTTCAAGTCGATTTTCTTGGGCATGTAACGGGAGAAAAAAAGTCTGAATTACTGCGCAGGGCCATGGTAGCAGTTGTGCCTTCGGTATGTTATGAAACCTTCTCGTTGGCTGCCATAGAAAGTATGGCATCTGGCACTCCAGTCGTGGCTTCTGATGCAGGATCACTACCGTTCGTCGTGGAAGGCGGCAAGAGTGGTGTCCTATTTCGGGCCGGTGATAGTCAGGATTTGCAGCGAAAACTCGCTTGGTTGTTAGCGCATCCACAAAAGGCATTGGCGATGGGGTATTATGCTCGCAGGGTCGTTGAGCAACGTTATTCTGCTTCAGCACACTATAATGCTCTTATGGAGATTTATAATTCGGTGATAAAGGGCTAA
- the dnaE gene encoding DNA polymerase III subunit alpha, with the protein MHDFVHLHVHSEYSLLDGYATTKGIVQRAADLGMDSIALTDHGVLYGAMEFYEAAKKAGIRPIIGVEAYIAPGSLSDPMTKGAKNYFHLLLLAQNETGYRNLVKLTTRAHLDGMGKGVFARPRIDRHLLETYHEGLIVTSACVAGELLHHLKHGDRHTAVETAAYYRDLLGPDRYYIELQLHDNTPELEPLNDELVRIARELGIPLVATSDAHFIHPEDKETQHKVMAMGMNMTYAEFCTRGYAMDESYHIMSGEAMWARFKRYGTEPLENTRRISDMCRLKLEFGRVQLPVFELPEGHDAASYLRLVCEEGLMRRFNGQPPETYLRRLEYELDVINQTGFPDYMLIVWDYVKFARSRGIPCLPRGSAGASLVLYALGITDVDPVKNKLLFERFLSPERLEMPDIDTDFADSRRQEILDYIANKYGRENVAQIITYGTLGAKAAIRDMGRVLGLDPGEVDRVAKLIPSLPVGTTIAQAIERVPELKQIYETQPHLRELLIEAQKVEGRMRSVGTHACGVVVSRTPLEELVPLQRTTKDEHALMAAFEGATLAKMGLLKMDILGLTNLSVVAEALKYIEQTTGRRMWLDEIPLDDPKVFAALGRGETKNVFQLESAGMTRYLMQLQPTRVEDLYAMVALYRPGPLEQIPVYIQNKHNPSQIRYLHPVLEPILSDTYGVIVYQEQIMQLLQTVADYTLGQAYIVIKAISKKNKELMAENEAIFKQGCQRKGISKEVADQLWELILPFAGYSFNRPHATLYGLLSYQTAWLKVNYPVEYMTAVLTGAGGVIEDVTKAALEARRLGVAVLPPDVNRSHKGFTIEPLSPPLPEGVKYDRGIRFGLMAIKNVGEGPVEAIIAAREAGGPFRSLEDLCARVDRHALNKRTLESLIKAGALDSLPGSRRQKLAILDQAINAGVEAQKARDIGQSSLFDIFGESNTGSPNVARIPLPIITETPAEQKEVLRWEKELLGLNLSDDPIAKALEGIDLTGVTDLGSLEEEHVGETLTFVGVLSGVRRIATKKGDSMVVATLEDMTGSIEIVVFPKVLAKAADLLQNDAVVRVTAKVDNRRDTPQLVVESVETPSTIDQTTSPQPVEMDLEGMSDELSAELATDVPISLPDPSPQPPSVTTVSSPPAPSVTTTPPTAKPPTVRPRQPVKLANGNGQGNSNGQSKSGEPPRTDGPPSRNLRIYLPRTNNFDADVALMQHIHSLLSASQGNDHVTLYLPNGVGMVVLQSQQTIELSDALLNELRQLLGHERVLAA; encoded by the coding sequence ATGCACGACTTCGTTCACCTGCATGTCCACTCCGAATACAGCCTCCTCGACGGCTATGCCACGACCAAAGGTATCGTTCAGCGCGCCGCCGATTTGGGCATGGACAGTATCGCCCTCACCGATCACGGTGTTCTCTACGGCGCAATGGAGTTTTACGAGGCAGCCAAAAAAGCCGGTATCCGCCCGATCATCGGCGTCGAAGCGTACATAGCCCCCGGCTCATTGTCCGACCCGATGACAAAAGGGGCGAAAAACTATTTTCACCTCCTCCTGTTGGCGCAAAACGAGACCGGCTACCGCAATTTGGTCAAACTCACGACCCGCGCCCATCTCGATGGCATGGGGAAAGGGGTGTTTGCGCGCCCCCGCATCGACCGTCACCTGCTCGAAACGTATCACGAGGGCCTGATCGTCACGTCGGCATGCGTAGCCGGCGAGCTCTTGCATCACCTCAAACACGGTGACCGTCACACTGCCGTCGAGACCGCAGCGTACTACCGTGATCTGCTCGGTCCCGACCGCTACTACATCGAATTACAACTCCACGACAATACACCCGAACTCGAGCCACTCAATGATGAATTGGTGCGCATCGCCCGCGAACTCGGCATCCCCCTCGTTGCGACCAGCGATGCCCACTTCATTCACCCTGAGGATAAAGAGACCCAGCATAAGGTGATGGCAATGGGCATGAACATGACCTACGCCGAGTTCTGTACCCGCGGATATGCGATGGACGAAAGCTATCACATTATGTCAGGCGAAGCGATGTGGGCGCGATTTAAACGCTATGGCACCGAGCCACTCGAAAATACCCGCCGAATTTCCGATATGTGCCGGCTCAAGCTCGAGTTTGGGCGGGTGCAGTTACCGGTGTTCGAGCTGCCTGAAGGTCACGATGCCGCATCATATCTGCGCCTCGTCTGCGAAGAAGGCCTGATGCGTCGCTTCAACGGTCAGCCGCCCGAAACATATCTGCGCCGGTTGGAGTATGAGCTTGATGTGATCAATCAGACCGGCTTCCCCGACTATATGTTGATCGTCTGGGACTACGTGAAATTCGCCCGCTCGCGCGGTATTCCCTGTCTCCCGCGTGGTTCGGCCGGTGCATCGCTCGTCCTCTACGCCCTCGGCATTACCGATGTCGATCCGGTCAAGAATAAACTGCTCTTCGAGCGCTTCCTCTCCCCCGAACGACTGGAGATGCCCGACATCGACACCGACTTTGCCGACTCACGTCGCCAAGAGATTCTCGATTACATTGCCAATAAATACGGGCGCGAGAATGTGGCCCAGATCATTACCTACGGCACCCTCGGCGCCAAGGCCGCCATCCGCGATATGGGTCGCGTCCTCGGTCTCGATCCCGGCGAGGTTGACCGCGTGGCGAAACTGATTCCGTCGCTGCCGGTGGGCACGACGATCGCGCAGGCGATCGAGCGGGTGCCTGAATTGAAGCAGATCTACGAGACTCAGCCCCACTTGCGCGAGTTGCTGATCGAAGCGCAGAAGGTCGAGGGCCGGATGCGCTCGGTTGGCACCCATGCCTGTGGCGTGGTGGTCAGCCGCACCCCGCTCGAAGAGCTTGTACCGCTCCAACGCACCACCAAAGACGAGCATGCGCTGATGGCCGCGTTTGAAGGGGCAACCCTGGCCAAGATGGGTCTGCTCAAAATGGACATTCTCGGTCTCACCAACTTGTCGGTGGTGGCCGAGGCGCTGAAGTATATTGAGCAGACGACCGGTCGCCGCATGTGGCTCGATGAGATTCCGCTCGATGATCCGAAGGTGTTTGCGGCGTTGGGCCGCGGCGAGACCAAGAATGTGTTCCAGCTTGAATCGGCAGGGATGACCCGCTACCTCATGCAGTTGCAACCGACCCGCGTTGAAGACCTCTACGCGATGGTCGCGCTCTACCGGCCCGGCCCGCTCGAGCAGATTCCGGTCTATATCCAGAATAAGCATAATCCCTCCCAAATCCGCTATCTCCACCCGGTGCTCGAGCCGATTTTGTCCGATACCTACGGTGTGATCGTCTACCAAGAGCAGATTATGCAATTGCTCCAGACCGTCGCCGATTATACGCTCGGTCAAGCGTATATCGTGATCAAGGCCATTAGCAAGAAGAACAAGGAGCTAATGGCCGAGAACGAGGCGATCTTTAAACAGGGGTGCCAGCGCAAAGGCATTAGCAAAGAGGTGGCCGACCAGCTTTGGGAGCTGATCTTGCCCTTCGCCGGCTATTCGTTCAACCGGCCTCACGCTACCCTCTACGGCCTGCTCAGCTATCAGACGGCGTGGCTCAAGGTGAATTATCCGGTTGAGTATATGACCGCAGTGCTCACCGGTGCCGGAGGGGTGATTGAAGATGTGACCAAGGCCGCCCTCGAGGCGCGCCGATTGGGCGTCGCCGTATTGCCACCCGATGTCAACCGCTCACACAAGGGCTTTACCATCGAGCCGTTATCGCCACCACTTCCCGAAGGAGTGAAGTACGACCGCGGGATTCGCTTTGGCCTGATGGCAATTAAGAATGTTGGTGAAGGACCGGTTGAGGCAATCATCGCTGCCCGCGAGGCCGGTGGCCCCTTCCGGTCACTGGAAGACCTCTGCGCCCGCGTCGATCGCCACGCCCTCAACAAGCGAACGCTTGAGAGTCTGATTAAGGCCGGTGCGCTCGACTCACTGCCCGGGAGCCGTCGCCAAAAGCTTGCAATTCTCGATCAGGCGATAAACGCAGGCGTTGAAGCGCAGAAGGCGCGCGACATCGGCCAGAGCAGTCTGTTCGATATCTTCGGGGAAAGCAACACCGGCAGCCCGAATGTCGCTCGTATCCCTCTGCCAATCATCACCGAGACGCCCGCCGAGCAGAAAGAGGTGCTGCGATGGGAGAAAGAACTGCTCGGTCTGAACCTCTCCGATGACCCTATCGCGAAAGCACTTGAAGGGATCGACCTCACCGGCGTCACCGACCTCGGATCGCTTGAAGAGGAGCATGTTGGCGAGACGCTGACCTTCGTCGGTGTCCTGAGCGGAGTGCGCCGGATTGCCACCAAGAAGGGCGATTCGATGGTGGTGGCAACCCTCGAAGATATGACCGGGAGCATCGAGATCGTGGTGTTTCCGAAGGTGTTGGCAAAAGCCGCCGATCTGCTCCAAAATGATGCGGTAGTACGGGTGACGGCAAAAGTTGATAACCGGCGCGATACTCCGCAACTCGTCGTAGAGAGCGTTGAAACGCCATCTACCATCGACCAAACGACCAGCCCTCAACCGGTTGAGATGGATCTCGAAGGGATGAGTGATGAGCTGAGCGCAGAATTGGCGACCGATGTACCCATCTCCCTCCCGGATCCATCACCCCAACCACCATCGGTTACCACGGTGTCGTCACCCCCGGCTCCATCAGTGACCACCACCCCGCCAACGGCCAAACCACCAACAGTACGCCCGCGCCAACCGGTCAAACTCGCCAACGGGAACGGCCAAGGAAATAGCAACGGACAGAGCAAGAGCGGCGAACCACCCCGCACCGACGGGCCGCCGTCACGTAATTTGCGCATCTACCTGCCGCGTACCAATAACTTCGACGCCGATGTCGCCCTGATGCAGCATATTCACAGCCTGCTCAGCGCCAGCCAAGGCAATGATCACGTAACGCTATACCTGCCCAATGGGGTTGGGATGGTCGTGCTGCAATCGCAACAAACCATCGAACTGTCAGACGCGCTGCTCAACGAATTGCGCCAGCTCCTCGGCCACGAGCGGGTCTTGGCGGCATAA